A single window of Gemmatimonadota bacterium DNA harbors:
- a CDS encoding aminotransferase class I/II-fold pyridoxal phosphate-dependent enzyme, with amino-acid sequence MNPHEDHEKGVRHWIAEGKRIASDRARRIARTKDWKFDTVATHGLYDFQQACNLNNGSIMEPVYLSPAQAFHDYDEMEVALAYQMPSWTYSRIANPSTFFLEETVALLESYGTGLNAGCVACSSGMSAIRSAIEPFLVKDDSLPPPNLVTTARLYGGTFQQFSERQMHDRGIEVRWVRNNMDMEEWAEKIDAGTRLVYGEMPSNPAVALFDIEKVAELAHAHGVPLIVDSTCASPALLRPLAFGADIVVQSVSKVMASHGMTIAGTMTARQNLPSRVGPDEMREDFATWVKLLPYRDNGPSLNPMSAILALNDLRSLRSRVAQMSRSALAVARFLESQPKVASIHYPGLESHSQREIADKYLTLVDSEHDADGPEHLHGYMMTFEVREDDPCDPVNTRLFYDALDLFWRATDLGRVKSVATLPAISTHQQQGDEGRALASIQPNYVRVSVGIEHVDDVIADLDRALDAIPSRGNAEGNRS; translated from the coding sequence ATGAATCCCCACGAGGATCACGAGAAGGGCGTGCGGCACTGGATCGCGGAAGGGAAACGGATCGCGTCCGATCGTGCCCGGAGAATCGCACGCACAAAGGACTGGAAGTTCGATACGGTCGCCACCCACGGGCTGTATGACTTCCAGCAGGCGTGCAACCTGAACAACGGTTCCATCATGGAGCCGGTGTACCTGAGCCCCGCCCAGGCCTTTCACGACTATGACGAAATGGAAGTCGCTCTGGCTTACCAGATGCCGTCATGGACCTATTCGCGGATTGCGAACCCCTCTACCTTCTTTCTGGAGGAAACGGTCGCGCTTCTGGAGAGCTACGGGACGGGCTTGAACGCCGGGTGCGTCGCGTGCTCCAGCGGCATGAGTGCCATCCGGTCGGCCATTGAGCCGTTCCTGGTGAAGGACGACTCCCTCCCGCCGCCGAATCTCGTCACGACGGCACGGCTCTACGGCGGGACATTCCAGCAGTTCTCCGAGCGGCAGATGCACGACCGTGGGATTGAGGTGCGCTGGGTCCGCAACAATATGGACATGGAAGAATGGGCGGAGAAGATCGACGCGGGTACGCGCCTCGTCTACGGAGAGATGCCGTCGAACCCGGCGGTCGCCCTGTTCGACATCGAGAAGGTCGCAGAGCTTGCGCATGCGCACGGAGTCCCGCTCATCGTGGACAGCACTTGCGCCTCCCCGGCTCTGCTTCGCCCGCTCGCGTTCGGGGCGGACATTGTGGTGCAATCGGTATCGAAGGTGATGGCCTCGCACGGCATGACCATCGCGGGGACAATGACCGCAAGGCAGAACCTCCCCAGCCGAGTCGGACCCGACGAAATGCGCGAGGACTTCGCCACATGGGTCAAGCTCCTCCCCTATCGCGACAACGGCCCGTCGCTCAACCCCATGAGTGCCATCCTGGCGTTGAACGATCTCCGCTCGCTCCGGTCGCGTGTGGCGCAGATGAGCCGGTCGGCGCTCGCGGTGGCGCGCTTCCTTGAGAGCCAGCCGAAGGTGGCAAGCATTCACTACCCCGGACTGGAGAGCCACTCGCAGCGGGAGATCGCCGACAAGTACCTGACGCTCGTGGACAGTGAGCACGACGCCGACGGGCCCGAACACCTTCACGGCTACATGATGACATTTGAGGTCCGCGAAGACGATCCGTGCGATCCCGTGAACACAAGGCTGTTCTACGATGCGCTCGATCTCTTCTGGAGAGCCACGGACCTCGGAAGAGTGAAATCCGTCGCCACGCTGCCTGCCATTTCCACGCATCAACAACAGGGCGACGAGGGGCGTGCGCTGGCCTCCATTCAACCGAACTATGTCCGGGTCTCCGTCGGGATCGAGCATGTCGACGATGTCATCGCGGATCTGGACCGGGCTCTTGATGCCATTCCGTCACGCGGAAACGCAGAGGGGAACAGGTCATGA
- a CDS encoding Lrp/AsnC family transcriptional regulator yields the protein MPSRKPAAPAAAPLDAIDRQILAHLQKEGRITNAELSRRVGLSTASVLERVRKLERTGVVRGYAALVSPASVGLHCLAYVEVTLDRHVKATVRRFMNEITELEEVLECHHITGEADFLVKVTTRDIPAYEDFILHKLTALRDVRNLKTLIVLSTLKQETALPLTEAGEERR from the coding sequence GTGCCCTCCCGAAAGCCCGCTGCCCCGGCTGCCGCCCCGCTCGACGCGATTGACCGGCAGATCCTCGCGCATCTCCAGAAGGAGGGGCGCATCACCAATGCGGAACTCAGCCGTCGGGTGGGCCTGTCCACGGCATCGGTGCTCGAACGGGTGCGCAAGCTGGAGCGAACAGGAGTCGTGCGCGGCTATGCCGCCCTCGTGAGCCCCGCCAGCGTGGGTCTCCATTGCCTCGCCTATGTCGAAGTAACGCTCGACCGTCATGTGAAGGCCACCGTCCGGCGCTTCATGAACGAAATCACCGAACTGGAAGAAGTCCTGGAGTGCCATCACATCACCGGAGAGGCGGACTTTCTGGTGAAGGTGACCACGCGCGACATCCCGGCCTACGAGGACTTCATCCTCCACAAACTCACCGCGCTGCGCGATGTCCGCAATCTGAAGACGCTCATCGTGCTGTCCACGCTGAAGCAGGAGACCGCGCTTCCTCTGACGGAAGCGGGAGAGGAGCGACGATGA